GGATTTTATCGGAGGTTTGGGAGAGTCTTTCATCGAGACTATTGATAAGTTGGTTTCCTAATTGTTTCGACTCGGAGTTAAAACTGTCTTGATAGGTTTTCACAGTTTCGATTAATTTTACTAATTCTCCCTGAATGTTAGATAACTTTTCTTGTTCGGTGACTGAGCGTTGCTGATTTTGTTCTAGGATTTTCTCAGATTTTTGATTCAAGTCAGTAATTTTTATTCCTAACTCAACCATAGTTGTCATTGAACGCTGGAAGTCTTGAGTTAAAGAAGCTAGAGATTGAGTTGATTGGTTTAACTCAGACTGTAAGCTTTCCTTGACTTGAGTAAGTTGCTCTGTCACTGTATCAATTAACTGAGACAGGTTAGCATTAGTCACATCGAGATTATTGCTAGAGCGCTCAATCCCATGGGAAGCTGTGAGGATTTTATCGGAGGTTTGGGAGAGTCTTTCATCGAGACTATTGATAAGTTGGTTTCCTAATTGTTTCGACTCGGAGTTAAAACTGTATTGATAGGTTTTCACGGTTTCGATTAATTTTACTAATTCTCCCTGAATGTTGGATAACTTTTCTTGTTCGGTGACTGAGCGTTGCTGATTTTGTTCTAGGATTTTCTCAGATTTTTGATTCAAGTCAGTAATTTTTATTCCTAACTCAACCATAGTTGTCATTGAACGCTGGAAGTCTTGAGTTAAAGAAGCTAGAGATTGAGTTGATTGGTTTAACTCAGACTGTAAGCTTTCCTTGACTTGAGTAAGTTGCTCTGTCACTGTATCAATATTATTACTTAAGCGGTTGACTTTTTTGGTTGACTCTTGGAGATGTTTATAGAGAGCAATTAAGACGGTGGGAAAAATAACCAAGACTAGAATTAAAAGAATCAGATAGGGAGGAAAAAGGTTAAGTAATGCCATGATAGTTATTGGATACCTCGAATTGTGGTTGATAGAGAGAGTTGGGGGTGAATGTTTCCTCAGATAGCTGGGGAAACATCATTAAGATTAATAAATTTTATCATTCATCAGTAGTGCTAACCTCTCCGGGTAAACTGGGTTGACTACTGTTATTGTTTGTTCCCAGTAAAGTTTGTTGCTTTTTCAACGATTAAACCCATGATTGCTTTATATAGCTATAATAATCTCACTCCAGAAGAATATCTTCAGTTTGAAGAAACCAGTCTCATTAAACATGAATATATCGATGGACAAGTTTACGCCATGGCAGGGACGACGGATACTCATAATATTGTTTTGGGGAATATATACACAATTATTTGTAATCATTTGCGGGGGTCCGATTGTCGGGTTTATTTTGCCGATGTGAAAGTCAGATTAGAGAAACGCAATCACTTTTATTATCCTGATATTATTGTCACCTGCGATGACAGAGATAGAGAAACCGCTACCTACAAAAGTTTTCCTAAATTGATTGTTGAAGTTCTCTCCGATTCTACAGAAGCTTTTGACAGGGGGGATAAATTTAATAATTATCAAACTCTAGAAAGTTTAGAGGAATATGTCTTAGTGAATAGTAAACACCAACGAGTGGAAACTTTTCGACGGGGTGAACAGGGTTTATGGATTCTGCCGATTTATCTTCATCTCGGTAGTAGGTACGTCTAGACATAGTTACTTAGAATGGTTTTTTGATACTATCAGATACTTGATTGATTTCTTTTTCCATCTCAGATAAAAAAGAATTTTTCTGTTGATTGCTAAGGTTAATAATTTGGTTTAAGATGGCTTGTATATCTCTGAGATAACTGACTGTTTGCTGACTTTTCTCAGCAATAATTTCTCCTTGATAATTATTACGGCCAACTTCTTGAGAAATTAATCGACTTAACCGGTCACCTAAAGCAGTTAATTGGTCTGAGTTATTGTTAATATTGTGAGTAGTTTCTAATAAGTTGTTTTGGATTGACTGAAGAGAAATAAGTAGTTGTTCAGTCCTTTCATTGAGAACAATGTTTAAATTTTGACTTTCTTTACGAATTGATAGAGAAGACTGTCCTAAATTTTTAATTTCCGCTTCTACGCTTACCAAGCTTTTGAAAGTATTATGAACATTATCTGTTGCTTGACTCATCAATTTAGTTAAACTATCTATATGTTCCACTGTTAGACATAACTTAGCATGAGTAGAATATAACTTTTCAGAAGTTGCGACTAAATTATCAGTAACTTGACTATTAACTAATTTATCAACTGTCGATTTAAAGTTACTAATGCAGTTATCCAAACTCTGACCATATTTAACAAAGTTTTCGTGGTGAATTGCTTTATATAATTTGTTGACATTTTCTTCAAAACTATTGGTAGAACTCTTAAAAGTCGTCGCACCGGTAGATAAAGTTCCTGCGGTTTCAGTTAATCTTTCACAAACCTGAGTGACTAATTTAGCAGTTTCCTGATTACCATCATCAATTTTTTTAGCAACTTTCTCTAAAGAAGATTCTAATACTCTCGTCACCTCATTATGAAAGTTAGTCAGAAATGCTTGCTGTGTATCCACCATGCGATTAACCGCTTTATCCAAGCGACTATTCCCTTCTACAGTCGGCTGCAAGATATTATCTAAATAGTCTTCTAGGGAACTAATTAGATTTACTTTAGCAAGGTTGGTATTAAAGATTAAGTTAATCACAGTCAGCAAAGAACTACAAGCTAAACCAATTAAGCTAGTGATAAAAGCAATCCCCATGCTTTCTAGGGGAGTTTTGAGCTTTTCTCCTAAACTTTGCAAATCGACATTATTAATATCGATAAGTGTGCTGATTCCCGTCAGATTGAGAGTAATTCCGAAGAAAGTTCCCAACAAACCAAAAGCGAGGAGGAGATTGGGTAACACTCTTACAAAATAATCCCATTTTTCGCAACTGAGAGATTTAGACATGAAAGTAAATTGTTCTTCATGGTATAAACCATCTACCAAAGCTGCGGTATTAACATCATCTAGTTGACTACTGGCTATCTTAAATCTATTCTCTAGATTAGAGATAATTTTAGGTTGAACCCCGCGACTTTCTCCCCGAATTAAGCGCTTGACTTTTGCAGTTGAATCTTGGAGATGTTTATAGAGAGTCATCCGGATTCTCACAGCTAAGACGGTGGGAAAAATAACCAAGACTAGAGTTAAAACAATCAGATAGGGGGGAAAAAGGTTAAGTAATGCCATGATAGTTATTGGATACCTCGAATTGTGGTTGATAGAGAGAGTTGGGGGGGTGAATGTTTCCTGAGATAGCTGGGGAAACATTATTAAGATTGCTCAATTTTATCATTCATCAGTAGTGCTAACCTCTGCGGGTAAACTGGGTTGACTACTGTTATTATTTGTTCCCAGTAAACTTTGTTGCTTTTGCTGTTGTTTTTCGAGTTTTTTCTGTTCACCAGTACGTTTTTCTAGTTCCATTTTCAGTTGATTAACAAAACGGGTGATAATTCCTTCTTTTGCCTCCTGTTGAGTATTTCCATCTTGTCCAGCTACCTTATCTTTGTAGCGATAATTGGGGTGATAGGAGGGTAAATTTTTGACATTGTTGACAAAATAGCTGACGTTCTGGAAATAATCACCCTCGTTAGTAAATAATAGGGTAGGATTAGCCAAAATCTCATTTTTTGCCTGATTAAGCAGTATCTGCAAAGCATTAATCATGTCATTACGAGAAGCAAATTGTTCTAAGGCAAGTCGCCAATTACCGCTAATGTCAATGATGGACTTATTGTTAAATAAATCGCCTTCGATGACTAATTGATAAGTATCATCTTCCTCATCGTATTCTAGTAAACCGAGAGCAATTGCGGGATAGAAAATAAACTCTAATTCCTCAATTAATTTGGCAGGTGGTGGAATAATATCAGCAAAATCTATCCTGTAATCATTGTGTAAAATGCTGATTCTTTTTTGGTCTTGATAGATTTGTTGCAACCCAGATAAATCAGTAATGATTCTTAGGGGAAACCCACCAAACTCGTAGGTAATTAGGATTTCTTCGTCGGTTTGAATTGATTTAAAAGAAGTTCCCTTAATATTTAAATCAGATTCAAGAGTCTTCATAAATCTTTGCATGGTGGGTGAATTATCATCCTTAGTCCCAATTAGTAATGCTTTATCTGTATGCAAGCGATAGTAAGCATCATTAACATTTATCGGTAACATTAAATCAGCTTCTCGCAGAATTTGCGCCAAGCGTTCAGGAAAATCATGGGGTTTATATTGACCCATAAATCGCTTAATTACTGCATCAATTTTATTAGTGCTTACTGATTGAAACTGTTTCTCGATTGTAGCTGTTAGAGTCTCTTTGAGAGTCTCATTATCAATAACAAAAGATTGGCTAAATAAACTGAATAGGGAAGCATTATAGCCTAAATTATTGGTGACTTTTTGGCTAACGGAAATGTATTGAGTTCGGGAGTTACTGTCCGGGATACAGTTATCAATATTCTCCTCTGGAAAAATACCTTCCCCAGTCATCTCGTCGAGATTTAACTGCATTAACTCCTGTTCGTATTTATCGTATTCTGTGATTAGCTGATATAGGGATTCTTTCAGTTGTTGTATCTGCAGCATTCGACTGGAAATATGCTTGAGAATCGCTTCAACAATCTTTCTAGATTCGCGATTGATACTGAAATTAAAGTTCTGCTGAATTAATTTTTGTCCGCTTTGAACGTAGTCTCTTAACTCAGCTTTGATTCTCTCACTATTGGCATTTTTATTGAACATCTTGAAGACAGACTTTTTCCCGTTTATATCTTCGAGAGTTTGTTTAACATTTCGCCAAATGTTATCAATTTTTTCCGAGGAATGAAACCCTTTATTATCCTGAGATAATTCCTCTAGATTCCCCTTGTAGGTATTAATCTGTACTTGTAAAGCGACCAAAAAAGATAGGCTATTTTCCAAAGAAAATTCTAAGCTATCAGGATTAAGAAGAATCTCCAAAAATTGGTCAATATCTGACTTAAATTTTTCGATTAATTTAGGTTGAGTTTGTTGGGTCAGAGTTAACCAGATTCCACGACTGCTATCCGTTTCTCCCCCCTGTACTTTGCGAAACTCTTTTTCTAGGGATTGCTTGACGGTTTGGGGTAAATTCTCCAAATCTTGACTATTGGATATTTCTTCCTCTAGGGAATTTTTCCAAGAGGTTAAAGTCTTGGAAAAAGTTTTATTATTCTCTAGGGTTGCTTCTTCCAATCTGGCAGTAAAATAATCCTTATTACTTTGGGTACTCCAATTAGCTAGGAACTTACTTAATAACTCTTGTCCACTGGGACTTTGACCATATCCCTCTAACCAAAATTTAATTAATTTGAGACTAAAACGATTGAGACCAATCTGCACAATTCGGTCGCGAGTAAAATAAATCCTCGCTAGTCCAAAGGACATATAACCTTGACACATCTGAAAAGGATGATTATCTTTACGAATCATCGGGTCTTTATAGTTATCCCGATTGCTTTTGATGGGGAGAGATAACTCATCGGCAAAATCCAAGAAAATCTTGTAAGCAATGACATTACATAATTTACCTTTGTTATTAATCCGGTAATCTCCCGCAGTGCGATTAGAAACTAAGTAGGCAAAATCAAAAGGAGAACGTTTTTCATCGATGTGGACGAAATTTTGTTTATCATAACAGGCTTGAAAGGAATTACTTTCATTGGTATAATGATCTAACTCTTTCAAAGCTGCATAGGTATTAGCTCTCATAATTGCCCCATCACCATAAAGTTTAGGACTAATTACCAAATAACCAAAGGATGTATATTCGGCCGTTTGTTGTAAAATATGACGCAAAGTGTAGGCCACATCGAGGAAAATACCGCTACCAGTTCCCCCACACAAAGAACCGACAACAAAGACATTTAAACCCTCTTGGACATTAAAACTTTGACCGTTAACTTTACCGCTAAACATAAAGGATTCATGACCAGAAGTTCGTCTTTCCGCTGCTTCAATTGCCTCCTGAATTTTTTGATAGTTATGGAAGAAAGCTAAACGACCGACGGGACGAATACCTCCCGCACCATTTTCAATGGCAGTTATTTGTTTTTTTAGTCTTGGGTCTAACCAGCTTTCAATATGGGAAAAGGGACTTTCAAAAAGGGTTTTGTGTTCAAGTTCATAGGTGAGATTGTTAACATCCTGAGCATTCATATTAATGAATACTCTTTCAGCAGCTGATAGAAGAATTTCTTCTCCGTGATAGCTATTTCCTGTGGGTAAACCCGAACCATTGAAAGCGTTTTTGTCTGTGTCAATATGAACAAAACTGACAACGGGTAGGTTAGATAACTTCCCATACTTATCAATAATAAAGCGACGAATTCTCATTAACACATCTCGACCAGTACCACCTAATCCGATGATAATTGTCCGTTTGATAGCGCGGGTTTGACTGGTGTTAGCCATGGTTTAAATCTCCTGAGTTATTTTTTGCTAATCTGAATTTGTAGGTCGAAATCTTGATGGTTATGGTGATAGGTTAAAGTCAGGTAATTTTTATCTATCTTCACCTCCTGAGTTAGTTGATTACCTCGATAAAAAATCTCTGCTTGTTTACTGGGTTTCAGATATAACTGATTGCCGCGTCTTTCTAAATAGCAGCGAATTTCTTCCCCAGCACGAGAAAAGGTATTCTTCTTATGTTCTTCACCACCGATGTTAATTTTTCCAGATGTTTTTAAAATATATTTTTGGGTTTCATCTTCATCATCATTAGAGGAGACTTCAATAGTCCAAGCAGTATTTAACAGCAACCAGTGACGAATTCCCAAAATACTCGCTACTATTCCCCCAATTCCCATTAATGTAATTACCAATGCTGGCAACCATAACTGACTCAAGAGATAAGGATTAATCAAACAGGTTTCTTGTCCTCCCGGTGCGGGAGTACAAAACTCTTGTGCTGTGGGAGCAATATCGACAACTGATAGTTGATATTTATTGCCGTTAGTGGCGGTAATTTCTTGGGTTCTTAGATTAATTGGTAGGGAATTAAGCCAGTTTTGTCTCTCCAAACTTTCGGGAGAATCAGCAAGACGAAAAGGGCTATTTTTTGGGGTTTCTATCCACTGTTGGGAAGTAATCCCCGCGCCAGTAGAAAGGGGTGCATCGGTAATCCAAACTACCGACTGGGGTTTGATAGCTTGATTGGCAGTTAAACGACACTGATTTAAGCGTGCCAGTCGGGGATAAACGTGCCATTCTGCTTGCTGAATATCGGTATTTTTAGCACTTTGGCTAGATTGCCAGGGAATCGCCTTTAAAACCGCGTCTATATCTTCCTGACTCCGAATTAAAATCGGTTCTGCAATCGGTTGAACATTATCAGCAAAGGGGAATAAATAAACGGAATCGTTATTTTTTAAACTATCGCGAATAATTTGACCGAGGCGCGTGCGTCCTTCATCATTAAAGTTAACACTACCGGTAAGATCGATCGCTAGGATAACATCTCGTCCCTGCCAACGAGCCACCAAATCTAATCCGAGTTTTTGCCAATCAGTAAGCGGTTCCCCGGGGGATACCGTTAAACATTCAGCACTTTTCATCTAACCTCGTCCGAGAGTGAAAAATTGAGCTTATCCCTATTCTTGCCCCATTGTACTAAAAAAGTTAATACTTCTTAAAAGTTTTTTTCGCTTTTATTCTCGATTTGCCCTAGGTTATTCTCAATAGTAACCATAGACTAAAATAAATTTTAAAGTTAAGCTGCCCGCGCATTTAAATTGCTTGTTGAGATAAGGCAAGAGGCAACAGCAAAGGGGGGAGATTCAGAGGTTAAAATGTGTCCTAGCTTATCCTCTAACCACCTAATCCTAATTCTCGTCTGAGCAATTGAATTGATTTATCCCCAATATAATTATCACTACAGATAATTTCTGGCAGACGAATTAAATCCGATCGCACTTCATTAATCATATTTTTAATTAAAGTATAACTCGCTTGATCACTGATAATTGTCTGGGAAGTTCGAGCTAAAACTTTTAACTTATCCGTTTCATGAATTTGGGCAGACATAACTAATAAATCATCGCCCCGTAAACTATGAATTAAAACTTCGGCCACCTTAATAATACCGGTGCTAATACTGACAATCCCCAAGCGGCTATCGGTGGGTAATTTTTTGATTAATGCCAATTCCTTGCTGTAATCGTAGATATCGATGGGAATGACTCGTAATTGAAAAGGAGCGGCAATTTCCTCCGCTACACTGATAAAATAGCGACTGGTGACAACAGTGGCAGATTTAGTATTGGCTAAAACTTGGGCTAAATCCTCCATTGCCACTAATTGGACGGGAATTTTGAGGGATTGCTCTAATTCTCTCAACATTAGTTCTCCTGCACCCAAATCGTGACGGGGAATGGTGACAAGAACTTGAGAACTACACTGCGATCGCCAATCGATTTCCGCCAGTAATAACTCGCGAATTTGCTCTAGAGTTAAACCTTGAGCGAGAAAACTAGCCAAACTCTGGCTAATTAGTCGGCCTATTTCTGGATTTTGTTCCAATAGGGGCGAACCCAATAAATTATCGTTTTCATGTCCGCGAGCCTTGACATAAATCCCCGAACCTGCTATGGATTCCACTAACCCATCGTCTTCCAGTTGTTGATAAATTTTACTTATCGTATTACGGTGTAATCCCGTGATCATAGCTAGTTGACGGGTACTAGGTAAACGATGGCCCGGTGGATACTGACGAGAGGCGATAGCGAAGCGAATTTGGTCAAATAATTGCTTAGAGGCGGGGATTTCACTGTCTGGCTGGATTTGGAACTGCATCGGATCACTTCGCTCACAAACTACTTTCGCTGATACCCATTCTATCATTAGACCCCCTGCAACAATCGGATATCTTCCCCGATCTGAGGGGTTTCCGAGGCAGTATTCAGGAGCCAGAAGCAGCAAAAACCAAGATATTATTTATTTAAACTAGAAAAGCCACTTTTTTACTTAAAAATAGTTAAAACAATCATTTTAATCCGTCCCCGAAATCCCACTTGTGCGGTAGATAGTCAATAGCTGATTAAGGGGATTGATCCTCGTGGAGAAGTTTTAAGCGATCGCTCAAGGTTTTGGTTAAGCGGACAGTTTCCCGTTTTAGCGAATTTTGTTGATAATCAAGCACATTAATCCCTTGACCGATATTTACTATCGCTTCGCTTCCCCATCCGGGGTAAGGCTGATTATAACTAATGCTTACAGGCAAAATCTTGATATCTGCATCGGGTTTGATGGTCTTAACTTCCAACGCGATCCGCGCTACCCCCGGTTTCAGGGGATGAACTACTCGATCGCGACAGATACCCCCTTCCGGAAAAATCGCCACCATTTCCCCCGCGGCCAAAAGTTCGACGCTATGGACTAGACTACCCATACCGGGGTGATCGGTGTTGACGGGAAAACCCCCCAAGCGTCGGATAAACCAACCTTGCACCCCTTTGATCTCGTTAGCGGAAACCATAAAGCGCAAATCGCGTCCACTAACTAAGCGTCCCACCGCGTAGGGTAAAATCAGCGCATCCCAACGGGACCGATGGGTAGGTGCAAGGATGGCCCCCCCCGTTAGGGGAATATTTTCCTGGCCTGTCACCGTTATTTTGCTGAAAAAAGCTGGTAAAACCAGATAATTTCCCAGAAAATAACAAAAGCGAATTAAACAGGGATTAATTCGGGAATTGACAGCAGGACTTTTTCTAATGGTGAGGGACTCGTCAACGATAGTGCTTTGAGACATCCGAGTGTTAGGAAAGATCGAGACTTTCTGACCACTTCTACTTTAGAGTAGTTGTCTGGGGGTCGCCATCTTGTCCTGACCAGTTCGGCAATTGTCTTGGGGGATTAATGGTTAGGATTGGGGTTGTACTCCCGATCCTACCGGTGCGATCGAGTTTAATTGCAAAGAGGGATGATCTTCTTTGACTTGCTGTAAATTCCACTCATTTTTGAATAATAAGACGGGACGACCCCAGTAATCTTTGACAGTTAGAGTATTAAAGAGTTTACCTGCTTTTTCTAAAGCAGCCCAACCCCCGGCGACCCAACGGGCTAAACTATAGGCTAGGGGTTCGAGGGTAGTTTCGACTCCGTACTCGCTTAAAAGACGGAATTGCACCACTTCAAACTGTAATTGACCGACGGCGGCTAAAATCGGGTCGCGTTTAAATTCATCGATCGAGGATAATATCTGTACGGCCCCTTCTTCCTGTAATTCTGAGACTCCTTTTTGAAACTGTTTGAACTTGGAAGGGTTAGGATTTCTGAGATAGGCGAATAATTCGGGAGAAAAACAGGGAATACCTTCGTATTCGAGCTTTTTACCCATATAAATCGTATCACCGATCGCAAAGACCCCGGGGTTATTCAATCCGATCACATCTCCGGGATAAGCTTCTTCAATAACTGCCCGATCTTGGGCAAAAAGTTTCTGAGGACGGGATAAACGGATAGTTTTACCAGTTCTAGCGTGGTTTACTACCATATCCTTCTCGAATTTCCCCGTACATACCCGCACAAAGGCCACCCGGTCCCGATGTTTGGGATCCATGTTTGCTTGCAGTTTGAAGACAAAACCGGTGAAATCGGGATAGGTGGGATCAAGGACTCCTAGGGAGGAATTGCGTCCTCTGGGTGGCAATCCATAGTCGAGGAAGGATTCTAGGAATAATTTCACCCCAAAATTGGTCATGGCGCTACCAAAAAAGATCGGGGTCATTTCTCCTGCGTGGACTGCTGGCAGATCCAATTCCGCACCCAATTCCGAGAGTAGTTCTATATCCTCTTTTAACTGGTAATACAGGTCTTTTTCGAGATGATCCTCAATTTTGGGGTCGCCAAGCTCGATCACGGTTTCCTGCGCCTCCTGAGAGCCGTGGGAGCGACGTTCAAACAGGTGTATGGTCTGGGTGGCTCGATCAAAAACTCCCCGAAAGCGATCGCCAATTCCGATCGGCCAATTGACGGGATAGGTCTGTAATCCTAATTCTCGCTCGATTTCGTCCAATAAATCCAGCGGTTCGCGGCCGGGGCGATCCATTTTGTTAACAAAGGTAAAGATGGGTAACTGCCGCAGTTTGCACACTTCAAAGAGTTTTCTCGTTTGGGGTTCCAAACCTTTGGCCGCGTCGATTAACATCACTGCATTATCGGCAGCGGCCAGGGTACGATAGGTATCTTCGCTAAAATCTTGGTGGCCGGGAGTATCGAGGAGATTAATCTGAAAATCACGATAATCGAACTGTAAAACCGTGGAAGTAATCGAAATTCCCCGTTGTTTTTCCATTTCCATCCAGTCGGAGGTGGCCTTGCGTTGGTCGCGTCTTGCTTTGACTGCACCCGCTTGATGGATTGCACCCCCGTATAGTAACAGTTTTTCGGTCAGGGTGGTCTTTCCCGCGTCAGGGTGGGAGATAATGGCAAAATTTCGCCGTTTTTCCAAGACAGCTTCGCTGGTTTCTAGTTCTTTTTCAATTTCGGTCGTCATTCTAATTTCGATCGCTTTCCTATCTTTCTATTCTAGTTTAGCTGGGGAGTTAGATATCTTTATGGCTCTGATTCTAGGTTAAACTCAATCCGGCTCTGTAAAACCATTTCTGCAATTACCGCTCCTCCTTTACCTTGAGCTAAAACCCGCTCAAAACGGTTGATTAATTCGGGAATATTGATCACTTCCTCTACCGATTCTAGATATCTTTCGACAATTGCCCTGATCTTGTATCTTATCTTAGCTTGCTCCGCAACTTTTTCTAAAATTTCCTCGCAAGTCTGCTCGGTTTTAACCACAAAAGTAATGGGATATTTTTGCACTTTATCAATATCTAAAAAATATTTATCAGCAGCTATCGTTTCCGTAACTTGAAAAAATCGACCTAGGGGTTTCATGACAAAATCTATCCCCCCGTCATTGGCATTTGTTCGACCAGTTTTATATAAAAGTAATTATTCAGAGTTTAAGCGATCAGGCGACCATCCCCAATATATTTTCTGTTCCCCATAATACTCTTTAAGAATTGCATAACTGACAATCTCAAAAACTCTAGCATCAATGTTTGGTCTGAGTAAACTCCGAATAAATTCAATGGCTTTCTGGGGATCTTGCTGTTGAATATCAATCATCTGTTGACAATAGCTGATAAATTGATTAAATGCTTTTTGTCTTGTTTGCACATAGGCATCAATTATATCTATAATCACTGGCGCAATATTAACTTGATTACCCTCTAGATAAAACTTAATTAGATTCTCATTAATCCAGTATCTATTGGTTTTAACATCTCTAATTATCGGCAGATAAGATAAGGTGGGAAAATACTTGTTAAATTCCTGATTTAATCGATGATTGAGAGCATGATTTTGTAATTTATTGCCAAAAGGAAGCTCCCTTTGCCTGCGAAAAAGTGTCATATACTGAGCGCCTTGATACTCGTCGTATCCATCCTTAAGATGAAACTCATTATTAATATAGTCTTCCACTAAAACATAAATTGCATAATGGTTAGCCAATCCTGCTCGGGATTTAGAACCTCGATTAGCAGCTCTAGTTTTAATGTTCAAATATTGCAATAACTCACTAGCATTTAAAATACTATTTCCCTGATTAGGAAAGTAATTATCGATAATTTTAATAATTATCTTGGTGAATTCATGCTTTACTATCGACATCGAAAAGACTCTCCTGTACAAAGTTAGATTCTTGTTTATTTTCGCTTTTTCTACTATAGCTTTTTTGAGGAGGGAGTAACTTTTCTCCCTTGTATTCTTGCCATCCGAGAATCCGTCGAAGACCAATTTTTAAATACTGCTCTTGTAATTCTATACTAATAGAAATTCTTCCCAAACGTTTAGCTACAGCTGCAGATGTAAAAGTTCCTGCAAATGGATCAAGCACAATTCCACTCTTGTCAGTGCTGGCCAAAATAATTCTTTCTAGCAATGATTCAGGTTTTTGTGAAGGATGATTTTCGTATTCATCCATGCGATATCTGACCCTAGGGAAATACCAGACATTGCCCGGCACTTTCTCTGTATTGTATTGACTCGGAATCGCTTTTCTATAATCAATTAGTTTTCGTTTTGCTCCAGTTTTTGCTTCTATCTTAATATCCTTTGAATTAAAAGTGTAATTATTTTTATCTTTCACACAGTGAAGTATTGGTTCATACATCGAACCAAAGTATTTTGTTGCTTGTACTCCTGAACTATCATAATGCCAGATAATACGACTAAGAATCGTCATTTTTTGTCTTAAGTAAAGATCAAAGTAAGGCATTGCTTGAGTGCTGGCCATAACATATAATGTTCCCTGGGGTTTCAAGATACGAAGACACTGATCAAGAATTTGATTTGCCCAATTTATATAATCATTTTCCGATTCCCATTTGTCGTAAAAATCGGCAAAGTGCTTACCTATATTATAGGGAGGATCGAGAAAAATTAGATCTACAGAATTAGAGGCAATCTCACTGGATAAAATCGGCAAAGAATCACCATGAAATATAACTTGCTCATCAGCTTCGTATCGTTTAAACATGATCATTTTTTTAATTTAAAGTAGTTAGATTTTTACTAGGAAATGTCTCAATTTTTAACCTCCTTAGCGATTAGGATAATTGACAGACTTTATCATAAATATGAAGTATAACCTAATTTGGTATTGATGACCGACTTCTGACGACAGACTCCCCACAACAAAAACTTGGATTTTTAAGCCTTTAAATAT
This portion of the Microcystis aeruginosa NIES-2549 genome encodes:
- the prfC gene encoding peptide chain release factor 3, translated to MTTEIEKELETSEAVLEKRRNFAIISHPDAGKTTLTEKLLLYGGAIHQAGAVKARRDQRKATSDWMEMEKQRGISITSTVLQFDYRDFQINLLDTPGHQDFSEDTYRTLAAADNAVMLIDAAKGLEPQTRKLFEVCKLRQLPIFTFVNKMDRPGREPLDLLDEIERELGLQTYPVNWPIGIGDRFRGVFDRATQTIHLFERRSHGSQEAQETVIELGDPKIEDHLEKDLYYQLKEDIELLSELGAELDLPAVHAGEMTPIFFGSAMTNFGVKLFLESFLDYGLPPRGRNSSLGVLDPTYPDFTGFVFKLQANMDPKHRDRVAFVRVCTGKFEKDMVVNHARTGKTIRLSRPQKLFAQDRAVIEEAYPGDVIGLNNPGVFAIGDTIYMGKKLEYEGIPCFSPELFAYLRNPNPSKFKQFQKGVSELQEEGAVQILSSIDEFKRDPILAAVGQLQFEVVQFRLLSEYGVETTLEPLAYSLARWVAGGWAALEKAGKLFNTLTVKDYWGRPVLLFKNEWNLQQVKEDHPSLQLNSIAPVGSGVQPQS
- the yhdJ gene encoding adenine-specific DNA-methyltransferase: MFKRYEADEQVIFHGDSLPILSSEIASNSVDLIFLDPPYNIGKHFADFYDKWESENDYINWANQILDQCLRILKPQGTLYVMASTQAMPYFDLYLRQKMTILSRIIWHYDSSGVQATKYFGSMYEPILHCVKDKNNYTFNSKDIKIEAKTGAKRKLIDYRKAIPSQYNTEKVPGNVWYFPRVRYRMDEYENHPSQKPESLLERIILASTDKSGIVLDPFAGTFTSAAVAKRLGRISISIELQEQYLKIGLRRILGWQEYKGEKLLPPQKSYSRKSENKQESNFVQESLFDVDSKA
- a CDS encoding lysophospholipid acyltransferase family protein, which produces MSQSTIVDESLTIRKSPAVNSRINPCLIRFCYFLGNYLVLPAFFSKITVTGQENIPLTGGAILAPTHRSRWDALILPYAVGRLVSGRDLRFMVSANEIKGVQGWFIRRLGGFPVNTDHPGMGSLVHSVELLAAGEMVAIFPEGGICRDRVVHPLKPGVARIALEVKTIKPDADIKILPVSISYNQPYPGWGSEAIVNIGQGINVLDYQQNSLKRETVRLTKTLSDRLKLLHEDQSP